A stretch of Phragmites australis chromosome 12, lpPhrAust1.1, whole genome shotgun sequence DNA encodes these proteins:
- the LOC133887398 gene encoding putative disease resistance protein RGA1 isoform X2 produces the protein MVGVGEMLASAIVKAAVSKLLSLALYTVQGPVKRTLSFKEDLKEMQVTLMFLEAGIADAEKRSVNDQVARLWLKQLKQAAYEISDMFDEFQPGKLQAPPTRYEVLLSGDMAKKMKKMNKKLKNISEQRKSYGTEGRISESEQDKISMRKETTSRMGSNVIVGRRVEKQSVINILLSSNNKASATSTVSCPQESSNYTVIYGLAGVGKTELAKLVFNDERIQEAFPQRAWVYLHQNSGINDIGRAIIGELEGGVCKLENQESMHQHLKKVLSGRCLIVLDNLWYSGQLSGLEGILGSNDVTILLTSRTAIHLNTAKAILFHLETLSDKFSFDLVKQVASSYFGESDIPEIAMKEIVEKCRGVPLALKTVASQLKPERGVKELLSIIKNIFQPKSYGIMGIEQTVTESLKLTYHLMTPCLKLCFAYCAIFPKGSEIDREDLYHQWIALGLIEGSCEQSPITKKMCAEYNVHQLLDMSFLQDSGPFSVTKRSTGAPAKLKMHDLVHDLAVSVADDDLVVINGENTEAKLYRYRYAMLVAYEKTNLHKDLPAGLRALHIKDCPRLKFKWYNSSLVKCLRILDISGCRIEKIPSSLGKLMQLRYLNASGTQSKELPKAIGSLSKLQYLNLHGSCISGLPESPTKLGQLMHLDLSDCVDLKTLPKSFCELECLSLLTLENCSQLSSLPDDLGRLKNLDNLNLSGCSCLDMLPESLGELESLRQLDLSGCKKLTMLPYSFARLTCLQYLNISSCSELDIPVDTLNNLVKLEYVNMSSCPKLLGLPQEFCSLQHLHTLNLSDCSKLTNLPERLGQMKSIRFILLDGCAESVRKPILQHGLGAGLQSLPAFVIETEVDSIRSNISQLEHEKFSELELYRLEKVRTVDEAEAIKLPARSGLRSLGLMWTMNIERFIEDETLLQTLEPPEDLQKFRVQGYMGERFPTWNVEIGSCRRGQLDEIAFMHFPMCNSLPHLGQLANLKNLHLSRMPKIRRLDRELCDHTGALRTLEKITLEYMENLEEWYTTKPSGSGQQKQEGFMFPALQELNIYHCPRLTMHPCPPRSIKWEVRASNRPAQLLLKKDEVMRWLADYMGMQCPFGYTTELHVSGSSSSSPSTTDGWKFHGSLITLKDLPCDSCSLIDTLLGKGSSMQFLVYLEISGVEDTKSLQEQVDTVAYSTRSSLAKSWPDWFSQQPSINNGASPHFMVTGYASCVLHGWIDEVTSILGNLIRINMDELPMCDRLPPLGQLPKLQELRLKGMPKIKRIDRDICGSDCLSFELFFPRLTRFVLNGMPNLEEWATKVPSTSDQCGQEEFMFPRLVKLTIWNCPKLKLKPCLPRATEWDINNSDQVIASSYDIKSGGELATTLQVLLCKVPPNRWKLLHHLPGIQSLAIVSCHGMEALPESVRSLSSLQSLTISKCHVLKHLPEWLGDLTSLQKLMVVSCPVEFLPGGMRRLSFLRSLSLNCCDRMTALPGWLGDLNSLKKVTIEGCNSLKSLPQIFMLEDLLIRYNDELEQWTESEVNKAKFAQIKRKGFWLESHSGSNSYIQPARSLHVLWGHDDRYWRLRSIPESRFAVSMELLEVWWLEIEGSVPAQALPINTSYDVYLVYKLADEHDGLRWGQSYVHVNGVHANGVHVSFVDEDAVHLDGVAYPVTRSEGWMELRLGEFDNNCGDSEIKVGVTEKTNTYAKKGLIVEGMEIRVKSLATS, from the exons ATGGTTGGCGTAGGGGAGATGCTGGCCTCGGCCATCGTGAAGGCGGCCGTGAGCAAGCTGCTCTCGCTGGCCTTGTATACCGTCCAAGGTCCGGTCAAGAGGACCCTTAGCTTCAAGGAGGACCTCAAGGAGATGCAGGTGACGCTCATGTTCTTGGAGGCGGGTATCGCGGACGCAGAGAAGCGGTCCGTCAACGACCAGGTCGCTCGACTGTGGCTGAAACAGCTCAAGCAGGCAGCCTACGAGATCTCCGACATGTTTGATGAGTTCCAACCAGGCAAGCTGCAGGCCCCTCCTACGCGGTACGAG GTATTGTTGAGTGGTGACATGGCcaagaaaatgaagaaaatgaataaaaagttgaaaaacATAAGTGAGCAGCGCAAAAGTTATGGGACTGAGGGGCGGATATCTGAGTCCGAGCAAGATAAGATAAGTATGAGAAAAGAAACAACTTCAAGAATGGGATCAAACGTGATTGTCGGCCGAAGAGTTGAGAAACAATCTGTCATTAATATACTGCTCAGCTCTAATAACAAAGCTTCTGCAACTAGTACAGTTAGTTGCCCTCAAGAAAGTAGTAACTATACTGTTATTTACGGGCTTGCTGGTGTTGGTAAGACGGAACTAGCGAAACTGGTGTTCAACGACGAAAGAATCCAGGAGGCCTTTCCTCAGAGGGCATGGGTTTACTTACACCAAAATTCTGGCATAAATGACATTGGCAGAGCTATAATAGGTGAACTTGAAGGTGGAGTTTGTAAGCTTGAGAACCAGGAATCTATGCACCAACATCTTAAGAAGGTGCTCAGCGGTAGATGCCTCATTGTGTTGGACAATCTTTGGTATTCTGGTCAGTTGTCAGGATTGGAGGGTATACTAGGCAGCAACGACGTCACGATCTTACTTACTTCACGCACAGCTATTCACTTGAATACGGCCAAAGCCATATTATTCCACTTGGAAACTTTATCTGACAAATTTAGCTTCGATTTAGTGAAGCAAGTTGCATCCTCGTATTTTGGTGAATCCGACATTCCGGAAATTGCAATGAAAGAAATCGTGGAAAAGTGCAGAGGTGTACCTTTGGCTCTTAAAACAGTTGCCTCCCAGTTGAAGCCAGAAAGAGGTGTTAAGGAATTATTAAgtatcataaaaaatatcttTCAGCCCAAATCATATGGAATCATGGGTATCGAGCAAACTGTTACTGAATCCCTTAAGCTGACTTATCACCTAATGACACCGTGTCTCAAGTTATGCTTTGCTTATTGTGCAATATTCCCTAAAGGCAGTGAAATTGATCGGGAAGACTTATATCACCAATGGATTGCTCTTGGGCTAATTGAGGGATCATGTGAGCAgtcaccaataactaaaaagatgTGCGCAGAGTACAATGTTCATCAATTATTGGACATGTCATTTCTGCAGGATTCAGGGCCATTTTCT GTTACCAAGAGGAGCACTGGAGCTCCTGCCAAACTTAAGATGCATGACTTGGTACACGACCTTGCTGTGTCAGTTGCAGATGATGATTTGGTTGTTATCAATGGGGAGAATACAGAAGCTAAATTGTATAGATATCGTTATGCCATGCTTGTTGCTTATGAGAAGACAAACTTGCATAAGGATCTTCCAGCTGGGCTAAGGGCTCTGCATATTAAAGATTGTCCTAGACTGAAGTTTAAGTGGTATAATTCTTCATTGGTCAAATGCTTGCGGATCTTGGATATTAGTGGGTGTCGTATTGAAAAAATCCCATCTTCGCTTGGAAAGTTGATGCAGCTCAGGTACCTTAATGCTTCAGGAACACAAAGCAAAGAGCTTCCCAAAGCCATTGGCAGCCTTTCAAAACTACAATATTTGAACCTACATGGCAGTTGCATTTCTGGACTACCAGAGTCACCCACCAAACTGGGCCAATTGATGCATCTAGACCTATCAGACTGCGTGGATTTGAAGACATTACCCAAATCGTTTTGCGAACTCGAATGCCTCAGTCTGCTGACCCTAGAGAATTGCTCCCAACTGTCTTCATTACCTGACGATCTTGGCAGACTCAAGAATTTAGACAACCTAAATTTGTCTGGCTGCTCCTGTCTTGACATGTTGCCAGAATCCCTTGGTGAGCTGGAATCATTAAGACAACTGGACCTATCAGGCTGTAAGAAACTCACCATGCTCCCGTATTCTTTTGCTAGGCTTACTTGTCTCCAATACCTGAACATCTCAAGCTGTTCTGAGTTAGACATACCTGTTGATACTCTTAACAATCTTGTCAAATTGGAGTATGTAAATATGTCGTCTTGTCCGAAACTTTTAGGTCTTCCTCAAGAATTTTGCAGCCTTCAACATCTCCATACACTTAATCTATCGGATTGTAGTAAGTTGACAAATTTGCCAGAAAGACTGGGCCAAATGAAAAGCATCAGGTTCATTTTGCTCGATGGTTGTGCAGAATCGGTGAGGAAACCCATTCTACAACATGGACTGGGTGCTGGTCTGCAGTCTTTGCCAGCATTTGTCATTGAAACAGAGGTTGACAGCATCCGGAGCAATATTTCTCAACTTGAGCACGAGAAGTTCTCTGAGCTGGAACTATATCGCCTTGAAAAGGTGCGGACAGTTGATGAGGCTGAAGCAATAAAGTTGCCTGCCAGATCAGGACTACGTAGTTTGGGACTGATGTGGACCATGAATATTGAAAGATTCATTGAGGACGAGACACTGCTTCAGACGCTTGAGCCACCTGAAGATCTTCAGAAGTTTAGGGTGCAAGGTTACATGGGCGAAAGGTTCCCTACATGGAATGTGGAAATTGGTTCCTGCCGTCGGGGTCAGCTTGACGAAATTGCGTTCATGCATTTTCCGATGTGCAACAGTTTGCCGCACCTCGGGCAGCTTGCAAATCTCAAGAACCTGCACCTAAGCAGAATGCCCAAAATCAGGAGATTGGACAGAGAATTGTGTGATCACACTGGAGCACTCCGGACATTAGAAAAAATCACTTTGGAATACATGGAGAACCTAGAAGAATGGTACACTACCAAGCCATCAGGTAGTGGCCAACAGAAGCAGGAGGGATTCATGTTCCCTGCTCTTCAGGAACTGAACATATACCATTGCCCTCGGTTAACAATGCATCCATGTCCCCCAAGAAGCATAAAATGGGAAGTACGAGCGAGTAATAGACCAGCGCAGCTTCTTCTGAAGAAGGATGAGGttatgcgatggctggcggacTACATGGGCATGCAGTGTCCCTTTGGTTACACCACTGAGTTGCATGTTAGTGGCTCCAGCAGCAGTTCTCCCAGTACTACCGATGGATGGAAATTCCATGGTTCTCTCATCACTCTAAAGGATTTGCCATGTGATAGTTGCAGTTTGATCGACACATTGCTAGGCAAAGGTAGCAGCATGCAATTTTTAGTTTATCTAGAGATTTCAGGTGTTGAAGACACGAAGAGCTTGCAGGAACAAGTCGACACAGTTGCATATTCCACCCGATCTAGCCTTGCCAAATCATGGCCGGATTGGTTTTCTCAGCAACCTAGTATAAATAACGGAGCATCACCGCATTTTATGGTAACAGGTTATGCCAGTTGTGTACTCCATGGTTGGATCGATGAAGTGACCTCCATTCTTGGGAACCTTATACGGATCAACATGGACGAGCTGCCGATGTGCGACCGCCTACCGCCACTAGGTCAGTTGCCAAAGCTGCAGGAGCTGCGGCTGAAAGGGATGCCTAAAATCAAAAGAATCGACAGGGACATCTGTGGGAGTGACTGTTTATCATTTGAATTGTTCTTCCCAAGGTTAACAAGGTTTGTCCTGAATGGTATGCCAAACCTAGAAGAGTGGGCCACTAAGGTGCCCAGTACTAGTGATCAATGCGGCCAAGAGGAATTCATGTTCCCTCGGCTAGTCAAGCTGACAATTTGGAACTGCCCCAAGTTGAAGctgaagccatgcctcccaagaGCAACGGAGTGGGACATAAATAACAGCGATCAGGTAATAGCATCATCCTATGACATAAAAAGCGGAGGTGAGCTAGCGACTACGCTGCAAGTATTGCTATGCAAGGTGCCTCCCAACCGGTGGAAATTGCTTCACCATCTCCCCGGGATCCAAAGCTTGGCGATTGTTAGCTGCCATGGGATGGAAGCCTTACCAGAGAGTGTTCGaagcctctcctccctccaatCGTTGACCATAAGTAAATGCCATGTCCTGAAACACCTACCTGAATGGTTGGGCGACCTCACCTCTCTTCAGAAGTTGATGGTTGTGAGCTGCCCGGTGGAGTTCTTACCAGGGGGCATGCGGCGCCTCTCTTTCCTTCGCTCGCTCAGTTTGAACTGCTGTGATAGAATGACAGCATTGCCAGGGTGGTTGGGTGACCTCAACTCACTCAAGAAGGTGACAATTGAAGGATGCAATAGCCTTAAATCTTTGCCTCAGATTTTTATGCTGGAAGATCTACTCATTCGGTATAATGATGAACTAGAGCAGTGGACCGAATCAGAAGTGAACAAAGCTAAGTTTGCTCAAATCAAACGAAAG GGTTTCTGGCTGGAGAGTCATAGTGGGAGCAACAGCTACATCCAGCCAGCAAGATCGTTGCATGTCCTTTGGGGACATGATGACAGATACTGGAGGTTGCGTTCAATTCCTGAATCTAG GTTTGCGGTATCCATGGAGCTCTTAGAAGTCTGGTGGCTGGAGATCGAGGGCAGTGTCCCAGCACAGGCCCTCCCAATTAACACCAGCTACGATGTATACCTTGTCTACAAGCTAGCAGATGAGCACGATGGCCTCAGATGGGGGCAGTCATACGTCCATGTCAATGGGGTACACGCCAATGGTGTCCATGTTTCATTTGTCGATGAAGATGCCGTGCATTTGGATGGCGTGGCTTACCCGGTTACCCGCTCTGAAGGTTGGATGGAGCTCAGGCTCGGTGAGTTCGACAACAATTGTGGTGATAGCGAGATCAAAGTGGGCGTCACAGAGAAGACGAATACCTACGCCAAGAAAGGGCTCATCGTTGAGGGCATGGAGATCAGAGTGAAGAGCCTAGCTACTAGCTAG